One genomic window of Luteitalea pratensis includes the following:
- a CDS encoding class I SAM-dependent methyltransferase — protein MSDPLAGSAWSASSTVQGFSQSPPNDTLLSFAAAELARCRPGRAIDIGCGAARNAVHLARQGWRVLGTDLSQPMLDAARARADGERHADRMRFVLAPMQALPAPDGTFDLLVAHGIWNLARSTAEFRSAVAEAARVSAPGAALFVFTFSRQTLPPAATPVPGETFVFTQFSGQPQCFITREQLLEELGHVGFVLDEAIPLSEHNLPAAGTIHAARVPVIFEAAFRYTGHDGWPHTSASRSSS, from the coding sequence ATGTCCGATCCACTGGCGGGTTCTGCCTGGAGTGCGTCGTCAACGGTGCAGGGGTTCAGTCAATCGCCTCCCAACGACACCTTGCTGTCGTTTGCGGCCGCGGAACTGGCCAGGTGCCGGCCCGGCCGCGCCATCGACATCGGCTGCGGGGCGGCGCGCAACGCCGTCCACCTGGCCAGGCAGGGCTGGCGCGTGCTCGGTACCGACTTGTCACAGCCGATGCTCGACGCCGCCCGAGCTCGGGCCGACGGCGAGCGTCATGCCGATCGCATGCGGTTCGTCCTGGCGCCCATGCAGGCGTTGCCTGCGCCCGACGGCACATTCGATCTCCTGGTTGCACACGGCATCTGGAACCTTGCCCGTTCGACCGCGGAGTTTCGTTCGGCCGTCGCCGAGGCCGCGCGTGTCTCCGCGCCTGGCGCCGCGCTGTTCGTGTTCACCTTCTCGCGACAGACGCTGCCGCCTGCCGCCACACCAGTGCCCGGCGAGACCTTCGTTTTCACGCAGTTCTCGGGCCAGCCTCAATGCTTCATCACCAGGGAGCAACTGCTGGAGGAACTGGGGCACGTCGGGTTCGTCCTCGATGAAGCCATCCCGCTCAGCGAGCACAACCTCCCCGCCGCCGGCACCATCCACGCCGCGCGGGTCCCGGTGATCTTCGAGGCGGCCTTCCGCTACACGGGGCATGATGGTTGGCCGCACACCTCTGCCTCGCGCTCCTCATCGTGA
- a CDS encoding PAS domain-containing protein has translation MTPLDVPALTPPVDMEHRFFELSLDLLCYADFSGYFRRLNPAWEATLGFTRAELMARPSIEFVHPEDRERTIRQNREVKSGGQARSFENRYRCKDGSWRWLLWNATPDLDRRVIYSVARDVTARKAAEAERERLVIELQAALAEVRTLRDYLPICSYCRKIRNDENYWQNVESYITSQTGTQFSHGICPSCYTTVMDEHLASRAPDRQATGDDAASRDTA, from the coding sequence ATGACCCCTCTGGACGTACCCGCCCTCACTCCTCCGGTCGACATGGAGCACCGGTTCTTCGAGCTGTCGCTCGACCTCCTGTGCTACGCCGACTTCTCGGGCTATTTCCGTCGCCTCAACCCCGCGTGGGAGGCGACCCTCGGCTTCACCCGCGCCGAGCTGATGGCGCGCCCGTCCATCGAGTTCGTCCACCCGGAGGATCGCGAGCGGACCATCCGACAAAACCGGGAGGTCAAGTCCGGTGGTCAGGCGCGCTCGTTCGAGAACCGGTACCGGTGCAAGGACGGCTCGTGGCGCTGGCTGTTGTGGAATGCCACGCCCGATCTCGATCGCCGCGTGATCTATTCGGTCGCGCGTGACGTCACGGCCCGCAAGGCCGCCGAAGCCGAGCGGGAGCGCCTCGTGATCGAGCTGCAGGCCGCACTCGCCGAGGTCAGGACGCTGCGGGACTACCTGCCCATCTGCTCGTACTGTCGCAAGATTCGCAACGACGAGAACTACTGGCAGAACGTCGAGAGCTACATCACGTCGCAGACGGGGACGCAGTTCAGTCACGGCATCTGCCCGAGCTGCTACACGACCGTGATGGATGAACACCTGGCGAGTCGCGCACCGGACCGTCAGGCCACGGGCGACGACGCCGCGTCACGAGACACTGCCTGA
- a CDS encoding TonB-dependent receptor has protein sequence MRYLCVLSIVMIGLLTTTSAHGQATATLRGRVRDAQAAPVAAATVTVTSADTGFTRAVPTSGDGSFLLANLPPATLDLTIAAQGFATATRRGLLLEVGQTLVVDVDLAVAAVRETLVVSAATAAVDTSRSVVDAVIPSTAIEVLPLNGRNFLELALLVPGNTPAPNFDPTKSNSVVISSAGQLGRGGNITIDGADNNDDVVGGPLQNVTQESVQEFQIATQRFTAESGRSASSVINVVTRSGTDQLRGSFSFFARDSAWQGLPATYDRSSGDSFPFDRQQLAGAVGGPLVSGKAFWFAAAEYRNQDGAVLVGERDVAARAIRRSFAAAPLDDTLGSGRVDWRRNSADALSLRYAGERAEDTGASSLDRAIGSASYRQRSRNSYQSVVGTWTRVVSPTLINAATASFSTFDNAIVPIAPGPQHTFPSMLDGSSFRVPQGTTQKRFQLADTLTLSRGAHSLRLGGEWQRVNAAFDLGVFQDGRLEFIEDFPSYDSNGDGRVDDGDLLFAVTLRSGKPDQALVIPDADNDYVSFFVQDDWRLRPDLTLNVGLRYEMDTDVKNVSRVDEINPIVQPFLQGTRGRDLDNWGPRIGFNWAPGDGRTSVHGGYGIYYDRITLQIQSLERGLDGRALPIEVRAGNVFYLDSMTGQFPPFAPSTANPFTGFILPGAGASGINIIDNTMQNPSVQQFNLGFQRELPWNTVLRVDGVHDLGTHFIIGRPIGAVYNPVVGGPDQVVNLESSVNTHYDALLVSAERRSTSFGFRAAYTFAKAFNYANDDQIPFGSGPIDPDNLRLEYGPTPNDQRHRFTLAAWMDAPAGLRVAPIMTFASGVPMDILMPDGLTRVPAFQRNAGGRIFETGADLNRALVDLNASGGINGQPLPYVRDDVRFGDGFSSFDLRISRPFTFAGHVRIEPIVEVFNLFNVTNILGVSVKNYSGYANVLVRDSADPADPGFMQSSSFGEAVSTAGGVFGSGGPRAFQFAVRATF, from the coding sequence ATGCGATATCTGTGTGTCCTGTCGATAGTGATGATTGGCCTGCTGACGACGACGTCAGCGCATGGACAGGCGACGGCGACGTTGCGAGGCCGCGTCCGGGATGCGCAGGCGGCGCCGGTCGCTGCCGCGACCGTCACCGTGACGAGTGCGGACACCGGATTCACCCGCGCCGTGCCGACGTCGGGCGACGGCAGTTTCCTGCTGGCAAACCTGCCACCGGCGACGCTCGACCTCACCATCGCGGCACAGGGCTTTGCCACCGCGACCCGCCGCGGGCTGTTGCTCGAAGTCGGGCAGACGCTGGTCGTGGACGTCGATCTGGCCGTGGCGGCCGTGCGTGAGACGCTCGTGGTCTCTGCGGCAACCGCCGCCGTGGATACCTCGCGTTCGGTGGTCGACGCCGTCATTCCCTCCACGGCCATCGAGGTCCTGCCGCTCAATGGCCGCAACTTCCTCGAACTGGCGCTCCTGGTCCCGGGCAATACGCCGGCACCCAACTTCGACCCCACCAAGTCGAACTCGGTCGTCATCTCCTCGGCAGGCCAGCTCGGTCGCGGCGGCAACATCACCATCGACGGCGCCGACAACAACGACGATGTCGTTGGTGGACCGCTGCAGAACGTCACCCAGGAGTCGGTGCAGGAGTTCCAGATCGCGACGCAGCGGTTCACGGCCGAATCGGGACGGTCGGCCTCGTCGGTCATCAACGTGGTGACCCGATCGGGCACCGACCAGCTGCGCGGGTCGTTCTCGTTCTTCGCGCGCGACAGCGCGTGGCAGGGGCTGCCGGCGACCTACGATCGATCGAGCGGCGACTCATTCCCCTTCGATCGCCAGCAACTGGCTGGCGCCGTCGGCGGCCCGCTGGTGTCAGGCAAGGCGTTCTGGTTCGCGGCCGCCGAGTACCGGAACCAGGACGGCGCCGTGCTGGTGGGCGAACGTGACGTGGCAGCCCGCGCCATCCGCAGGTCCTTTGCCGCCGCGCCGCTCGACGACACGCTTGGTTCGGGGCGCGTGGACTGGCGTCGCAACAGTGCCGACGCGCTGAGCTTGCGATACGCCGGCGAGAGGGCCGAGGACACGGGCGCCAGCAGTCTCGATCGCGCGATCGGGTCGGCGTCGTATCGCCAGCGCAGCCGCAACAGCTACCAGTCGGTGGTCGGTACATGGACGCGGGTGGTGAGCCCGACGCTCATCAACGCCGCCACGGCCTCGTTCAGCACGTTCGACAACGCCATCGTGCCGATCGCGCCGGGCCCGCAGCACACCTTCCCGAGCATGCTCGACGGGTCGTCCTTCCGCGTGCCGCAGGGCACTACGCAGAAGCGCTTCCAGCTGGCCGATACGCTCACACTGTCTCGCGGGGCTCACAGCCTGCGCCTCGGCGGTGAGTGGCAGCGCGTGAACGCCGCCTTCGACCTCGGCGTCTTCCAGGACGGCCGCCTCGAGTTCATCGAGGACTTCCCGAGCTACGACAGCAATGGTGATGGCCGCGTCGACGATGGCGACCTGCTGTTCGCGGTGACGCTCCGCAGTGGCAAGCCCGATCAGGCGCTGGTGATCCCGGACGCCGACAACGACTACGTCTCCTTCTTCGTACAGGACGACTGGCGCCTGCGGCCCGACCTGACGCTGAACGTGGGCCTGCGCTACGAGATGGACACCGACGTGAAGAACGTGAGTCGCGTCGACGAGATCAACCCGATCGTCCAGCCGTTCCTGCAGGGCACCCGCGGTCGCGACCTGGACAACTGGGGCCCGAGGATCGGCTTCAACTGGGCCCCCGGCGATGGCCGCACGAGCGTCCACGGCGGTTACGGCATCTACTATGACCGCATCACGCTGCAGATCCAGTCGCTCGAACGCGGCCTGGACGGCCGGGCCCTCCCGATCGAGGTGCGCGCCGGCAACGTGTTCTATCTCGACTCGATGACTGGCCAGTTTCCGCCGTTCGCTCCGTCGACGGCCAACCCGTTCACCGGCTTCATCCTCCCGGGCGCTGGCGCCTCGGGCATCAACATCATTGACAACACGATGCAGAACCCGAGCGTGCAGCAGTTCAACCTCGGGTTCCAGCGCGAGCTGCCGTGGAACACCGTGTTGCGCGTGGACGGGGTGCACGACCTCGGCACGCATTTCATCATCGGCCGCCCGATCGGTGCGGTGTACAACCCCGTGGTCGGCGGCCCCGATCAGGTGGTCAACCTCGAGTCGAGCGTCAACACCCACTACGACGCGTTGCTGGTCAGCGCGGAGCGGCGCAGCACCAGCTTCGGGTTCCGCGCGGCCTATACGTTCGCCAAGGCGTTCAACTACGCCAACGACGACCAGATTCCGTTCGGCAGCGGGCCCATCGATCCGGACAACCTGCGCCTCGAGTACGGGCCGACGCCCAACGACCAGCGGCATCGCTTCACGCTCGCGGCCTGGATGGACGCCCCGGCCGGCCTGCGGGTGGCGCCGATCATGACCTTCGCGTCCGGCGTGCCGATGGACATCCTGATGCCCGACGGGCTGACCCGCGTGCCAGCGTTTCAGCGCAACGCCGGCGGCCGGATCTTCGAAACCGGCGCCGACCTGAATCGCGCGCTCGTCGATCTCAACGCCTCGGGCGGGATCAACGGGCAGCCACTGCCGTACGTCCGGGACGACGTCCGGTTCGGTGACGGCTTCTCGTCGTTCGACCTGCGCATCTCACGGCCGTTCACCTTCGCGGGGCACGTGCGCATCGAGCCGATCGTCGAGGTCTTCAATCTCTTCAACGTGACCAACATCCTCGGCGTGAGCGTGAAGAATTACTCCGGGTACGCCAACGTGCTCGTGCGTGACAGTGCCGACCCTGCCGATCCGGGGTTCATGCAATCGTCGAGCTTCGGCGAGGCAGTGAGCACTGCAGGCGGCGTGTTCGGTTCCGGAGGCCCGCGCGCGTTCCAGTTCGCCGTACGGGCCACGTTCTGA
- a CDS encoding APC family permease, which produces MATARSSRPLQLPSAVALVVGQVIAVGIFLTPGTIIRTIASPLGVLLVWAVMGTMAICGALCYGALAARFPHAGGGYVYLREAYGPRVAFLYGWKCLLVMDPGITAALATGFASYATYIVPLGNVAMRAVAIGAIAAFAAVHIAGVRVGVRLLTTIAVLKIVLVVILTLGAIVSPAAAWSHFVPFVSRHPHAPPLLGAVAGAFVAAFFSFGGWWEVTKIAGEVRDPSRTLPRALWAGLAIVTLAYTAATLSFIAVVPIGQVAEGQAFIAQVGEAIVGPGGGTAVAAIVIVCVLGSLGAMQMIAPRLYVAMAQDGVFPAAAAALHPRFGTPARAIATQAVLASVLVAIGTFDTIVAFFVFITVVFIAATVASVLVLRRRESDFQVPMHPWSAVVFLALVVVLLLLIGASNPMQALLGVVVVAAAVPVYRMIHARRLTPLLES; this is translated from the coding sequence ATGGCGACGGCACGGTCCTCGCGGCCGCTGCAGTTGCCTTCGGCGGTGGCGCTGGTCGTCGGGCAAGTGATAGCCGTCGGCATCTTCCTGACGCCCGGCACGATCATCCGGACGATTGCCTCTCCACTGGGAGTGCTGCTCGTCTGGGCGGTCATGGGGACGATGGCCATCTGCGGTGCGCTCTGCTACGGGGCGTTGGCGGCGCGCTTCCCGCACGCCGGCGGCGGCTACGTCTACCTGCGGGAAGCGTACGGGCCGCGCGTGGCCTTCCTCTACGGCTGGAAGTGCCTGCTGGTGATGGACCCGGGAATCACGGCCGCCCTGGCGACCGGCTTCGCCAGTTACGCGACCTACATCGTCCCTCTCGGCAACGTGGCCATGCGGGCCGTGGCCATCGGCGCCATCGCCGCCTTCGCTGCCGTGCACATCGCGGGCGTCAGGGTCGGCGTGCGCCTGCTGACGACGATCGCCGTCCTCAAGATCGTGCTGGTCGTGATCCTGACCCTCGGGGCGATCGTGAGTCCGGCGGCGGCGTGGAGCCATTTCGTGCCCTTCGTGTCACGGCATCCGCATGCGCCGCCCCTGCTTGGTGCCGTGGCTGGTGCCTTCGTCGCCGCGTTCTTCTCGTTCGGCGGCTGGTGGGAGGTCACCAAGATCGCCGGCGAGGTTCGGGACCCATCCCGGACGTTGCCGCGTGCGCTGTGGGCCGGACTGGCCATCGTGACGCTGGCCTATACGGCGGCGACGCTGTCGTTCATCGCGGTCGTCCCGATCGGGCAAGTCGCCGAGGGACAGGCCTTCATCGCCCAGGTAGGCGAGGCGATTGTCGGTCCCGGCGGCGGGACGGCCGTGGCGGCGATCGTGATCGTGTGCGTGCTCGGCAGCCTGGGCGCGATGCAGATGATCGCGCCGCGGTTGTACGTGGCCATGGCGCAGGATGGCGTCTTCCCGGCTGCGGCAGCCGCCCTGCATCCGCGTTTCGGCACGCCGGCCCGGGCCATCGCGACACAGGCGGTGCTGGCCTCGGTGCTCGTGGCGATCGGCACCTTCGACACGATCGTCGCCTTCTTCGTCTTCATCACCGTCGTGTTCATCGCCGCAACGGTGGCGTCCGTGCTCGTGCTGCGGCGTCGTGAGTCGGACTTCCAGGTGCCGATGCATCCCTGGTCCGCCGTGGTGTTCCTTGCGCTCGTCGTGGTGCTGCTGCTCCTGATCGGCGCGAGCAATCCGATGCAGGCGCTGCTCGGTGTCGTGGTCGTCGCCGCGGCTGTTCCTGTCTACCGTATGATTCACGCGCGGCGTCTCACACCGCTGCTGGAGAGCTGA
- a CDS encoding carboxymuconolactone decarboxylase family protein, which produces MLEYVEQITKDATRISPAFHERLRAVGFDDRGILQITLIASWFNYINRVADALGVGRDA; this is translated from the coding sequence ATGCTCGAGTACGTCGAGCAGATCACCAAGGACGCCACGCGCATCTCGCCGGCGTTTCACGAGCGACTGCGCGCCGTCGGCTTCGACGATCGCGGCATCCTGCAGATCACGTTGATCGCGTCATGGTTCAATTACATCAATCGCGTCGCCGACGCGCTCGGCGTGGGCCGCGACGCGTAA